GTTTGCAACGAAATTGTGGGTCCCTTCGACGGTCAAATCGTACACGTGTTCGAAACCGTGGTCGGTTAGTTGTTCGACGTCAGTTACTCCTGCTACCGCTGTTTCGGTTTTGTGCCCCTTTGCCTGGGCGGGTCCGCCATCTGTCGCGATCGTCGTTTCCGGGACGTACACACGGTCCTCCGTCGTGACGGTGGCGGCAGGCTTCTCGTCCTGACCCGCTTCTGTTTCGACGATGAAGGGGTGATCCGGTGTCGCGACGAGTTCCTCTCCAGTATCGAGTGTGACTCGCGTCACTGTCTCCGGCGCGTCGTACTCGTGGATCGCGGTAACTGATCGCGTGACGATTCGTTCCTCGTCGGTCATCGTCCAGACGCGGAGATCGACATCTCGAATGATCCGCCCGTTCGAGAGTGGTTCTATCTCGCCAGTGCTGGCTGCATCGTGGGCGAGATCACGAATCCGGCAAACTCCATTTTCGAGGTGGACCAGGGTATCCCCAGTCACGCAACTCATCTTGTCTAGCTCGTCGACCGCGGCGATCCCTTGATCGGCCAAAACGAGTGCGCCAGCCTCCAGCGTCCACTGTTGGCCGTCTCCGAAGTCATCTCTAACAGCTGCAGCCGTAAGGCCGGCGGCCGATGAGCCTTTCCCCGACGTATAGACAGATCTCGGGGCAATCTGTTGGATGTATGAAATCATCTGACTCTTCCCAGTACCAGGGTCGCCGATCAGAAGCATATGCAGGTCGCCCCGGATCCGTGAGCCGTCTGGCAGCGACTTCGAGACGCCCGAAAACAGTTGCAGAGCCATCGCGAGTTTCTCCTGATCGTAGCCGTAGATCGAGGGGGCGATCGCGCCGACCATCTGCTCGTAGATGTCTGGTTCGTTCGAAAGTTCGACGATCTCTTTTTTGTCCTCGTCGGTAATTTCCATGTCCTCGAACTGCTCGTCCTCGATGACGACGCTGAGACCGTGCATGTAAGTGTCGAACATGGGCGTCTTCTCGTTGCCCTGCTCGCGCTGGTCGAGTTTGAGCACGCCCGTCACGCGGACGTGGTCGCCCGCGGTGACGTTACCCGTGATGTCGTCCTCGATGTTGACGTCGATCGACTGGGGCGTCTCCCCGCCGCGGAGGCCCTCGGGAGACTCCTGAACGCGGATTTTCTGGGCGTCGATAAATTCGGATTGGTCGAAGTTGATCCGGAATGGGCCCTGGCGTTCACAGCCCTGGCACTCGTGAGGTTCCTGGAAGTCACCGGTCGATTGAGGAATCCGAGAGAGGGTCCCACAGCGCTGGCACTCGAAGGCCGCCGTCGTGACTTTCGGGCGGACTTCGGTGGCCTTGCGGACGATACCCTGGACGCTGATGAGCGAGCCGCGGTGGTCGGCACGGATGTCGCGGATGTCTGTCGCGTCGGGCAGATTTTTGATTCGGACGTGGGCCTGCCCTAACTTGACGTCCACGGGCAGATCGTACAGTCTGAGGGCTTCCTCGGCGTACTCCTGCAGTTGCTCGGGCTGGCTCCGGAAGTCGTCGGCCAGATCCGGATCGAACCGGTAGAGGTCCTGCCAGTCGACGAACAGGGATTTCTTGTCCGACGGGTACTTCTGGGCGAGTTCGCCGATCTCGTTCCGGTAGTAGTTCCGGTAGAACTCCTCGAAGCTGTCGATGAGTTCGGTGTTGTCCGCGGTGGCCATTCAGTGGAGACAGAGTTGGACGTACTCACTCAAGAACCTTAGCAAACCTCGGCGGAAGTGTCGGTAGCGCGATGGTGTCCCGATGCAGCCGTGCGGTTTTATCCGGAACCGAAGGGGTGGGTGCGGTCTTTTTCCCCATGTTTTTGCGCGAGCGACCAGCGGGAGTGAGCGGAAAAAGTGGTTACGCAAACCTCGGCGGAAGTGTCGGTAGCGCGATGGTGTCCCGATGCAGCCGTGCGGTTTTATCCGGAACCGAAGGGGTGGGTGCGGTCTTTTTCCCCATGTTTTTGCGCGAGCGACCAGCGGGAGTGAGCGGAGCCGGCGCGTCAGCGCCGCAAGCGAGAACCGCGGATGCGAACGAGGAACGGCGTGACTCGTGAGCGGGAGTGAGCCAAAAAAGTGGGTATGCGAATTTGGACCACAGTGAAAGTAGAACGGGAGGGAAAAAACCGACAGACAAAAACCGGGTTGCTCACGAAGCGAGGGGGTTGAAACGAGATGATCGGTGCAGTCGCTGTCGAGCGCGCAGTATCGAAAGCTACGAGACGACAGACACACAGGCCTGTCACTCGTGTTTTCACACCGCATCAAAGGGGGCTGATGACGGGCGTTGGAGGCGCTTGTCGGAACCTCCAGCGTCTGTGTGAGTGGTCCTCGCCAGCAGTACAACTGCCGACGGAGACGCACCACGGCGGTATATTGACCCCCCAGCGTACTGAAAGTAACCCCGCCGAACGGCGGCCATTTATATGGACCTACGTGACGCCAAGCTGTGCTTCGACGAGGTGATGTTGGGCACGTCGAAGTCGTTCGGAAAACGACGAGCGGGAGATGCCGAGTTCCGTGGCCACTTCGTCCTGAGTCACGCGCTCTGACTCGTCGAAATAGCCCATCTCGTAGGCCGTCACCAGCGCCTCGAACTGGGGTTCAGTCAGGCGGCCGGTGTCCTCCTTGGCAGTCCCGTGGCTGAGCCGGAGCACCTCGACGCTGATCTCGTTCGAGCGGAGGAACTTCCAGAGTCCCGTGAGCACGTTTCGGCCGGAGACGTGACCGACCAGACGCAAACAGTTAGGTCGGACCTGCCCGCTGACGAGCGCACCGTCGAGCAGGACGTCGGCCGGTACGTCGTCGACTTTTCCTGCCATCGTCACACGGTAGAGACGGCGGTTCGTCCCACCGCTGACCAGTCCGACGTCGAGGGCGCTCGGCAGCGCTTCGAACGCCTGGGTCACGCGATCGAGCCGTTCACCGCTGGCCCAGAGAAACCAGTGGATCGTGCCGTCGTCCCACCGAAAGCGCTCGATTTCGATGTCGACGGCCGGATACTCGGTCGAGACGGCCGTCAGCTCGATCGGTGGGCCACTGACTTCGATCTCGGCGACCAGACTCATCGCACACCCCTCGCGCTGTCGGCCCCGCCCGCCGTCGACGCCTCGCCAATCGAAACCGTTTCTGCCCCCATTGATAACCACTCCAGTGGTCGTTCAGAGTGATTTCTCTAAAATGTGTCGCTCGGATCGTCGGTTCAGCCCCAAGACTGAAATACCATATTACGTAAATTAGGCATATGGTAGAGCTTGGCGAGGTGGCAGTGTTCGGGTCGGACGAGAACAGTCAGCAGCGGTCGATCCTGTTCGCGATCGTGATCGCGGCCGGGTTTCTGGCGGTCGCGGCCGGTGCGGGGACTCTCGCGGTCGGGAGCAACGCGCTGGTCGGGGCGGTACTGCTGGCCGTCGGCGTGCTCACGCTGGCCGGTGGTGCGATGATCGCGACAGGCAACGCCGACGAGTATCTGTTCGAGTGAGGGTCGGGGAACACCGGCGCTCGCCTACAGGGCGTCCTTGTAGGCTTCCAGGGCCGTCTCGATGTCCGTGTCTGTGTGGGCGGCCGAGAGGAACTGCGATTCGAACTGGTTAGGCGTGAGGAACACGCCCTGCTCTTTCATCGCGGGCCAGAACAGCCGTTCCCAGCGCTCGGTCTCGGCCTGCTTGACGTCCATCCCGTTTTTGGGACAGTGCTCGTAGCGCGGGCAGGTCGGGTTCTGCGTACAGCCGGCCTCGCAGTGGCCCTCGCCGAACTCGCCCTCACGGGTGAAGATCACCTTGAACATCGAGTCCGTGCCGACCACGGTATACTGGGGCGCCTGGTCTTCGAGGATGTCGGCGATTCCCGAACGCATGCGCTCGCCCAGTTCGTTCACGTGGTCGTAGACGTCGTTCTCGGCGGCGTATCTGAGTGTTTCCAGCCCGGCGGCCATCGTCACGGGGTGGCCAGAGAAGGTGCCGGACTGGAAGACCTCGCCCGCGGGTGTGAACTGCTCGATGATCTCGCTCTTGCCTCCGATTGCACCCACGGGGAAGCCGCCGCCGACGATCTTGCCGAACGTCGTGATGTCGGGATCGATCCCGAACTTGCCCTGGGCACACTGGAGGCCACCGACGCGAAAGCCGGTGATGACCTCGTCGAAGATGAGTAGCGAACCGTGCTCGTCACAGAGCTGGCGCAGCTGTTCGTGGTAGCCCTCGACGGGGTGGACGATCCCGTAGTTGCCGAGGATCGGTTCCGTGAGGACGGCGGCGATGTCCTCGCCGTGCTCCTCGAACACTCGCTCGACGGCCTCGGTGTCGTTGAACGGCACAGTCAGCGTGTGCTCGGCGAAGCTCTCGGGGATGCCCGGGCTGGAGGGGTGGGTGTGCTCGCCGTGACCCTCGACGAGCGTCGACTCCTGGGCGCCGTGGTAGCCGCCCTGCATGACGACGATCTTGTCCCGGCCGGTGTAGCCGCGGGCGAGCCGGACGGCCGAGACGGTGGCCTCGGTCCCGCTGTTGACGAACCGGACCATCTCGACGCCGGGAACGTGCCGCGTCACGAATTCCGCGAGTTCGACCTCGACTTCGGTGGGCGCGCCGTACATCGGGCCTTCGCTGGCGCGCTGCTGGATCGCGGCCTGGACCTGCTCGGGCAGGTCGTGTCCCAGCAGGAGCGGGCCGTAGCCCATCACGAAGTCGACGTAGCGGTTGCCGTCGGCGTCGACGACGTGGCCGCCGTCGCCCTTCTGGACGAAGAAGGGGTAGGGCTGAATCGCCCGGACAGAGGAGTTGACGCCGCCCGGCATCACGGAGAGAGCGCGGTCGTACAGGTCGCGTGACTGCTCGTGGTTCATGGGCGGGGATTTGGACGGCAGTCGAAAGTAGTTGACGACGGCCGGCTCGGCTGCGCGTTTATGCGCAGCCAGTTCAGCCGGGAGTCGTATGTTGACGACGGCCGGCTCGCGAGTTTGTACGCGGCAAAAAGCGCCAGGACTGGGATTTGAACCACGCGAAGGCGGTCGTCTCGCTTCGCTCGACGCTGCGACTCCCCTCATTCAAATCCCTGTCTATATCGAATTTGCCGCTCGCGAGTTTGCTCGCGGCAAAAGTACGCCAGGGCTGGGATTTGAACCGATGGCGAGACGGTCACCTCGCTCCGCTCGGTGCTGCGACTCGCGTGCTCAAATCCCAGCCGAGCCGCTTCGCTCCTCGCGTATTGCTCGGAGCAGAAGACGCCAGGACTGGGATTTGAACCCAGAATCCCGAAAGGGAACACGCTTTCCAGGCGTGCGCCTTACCGTTCGGCCATCCTGGCTCACTCGATTTGTCGGCCGCGGTTGCGTTTAGGTGTTACGTTGTCGTCTCGCCGTCGGGCGGCCGAAATCACCGATCCGGCGGTCACGCGAACAAGTGAGTGTGGCCTCGGAGTGACGGATATCACTCCGGCGACTGCAGATCCCGCTGAAACTCGTCGAAGACGCGCACGTCGTCGGGAACCTCGTACTCGAGCTGGCGCTCCGCACGTCGATCCACGTTGGCGTCCGCAAGCGGGTCGGCGACCGACTCCCACCCGTCTTTGATCGCGATGGATTTCGCGGGCGTGCCAGCGGCGATGTGATGGGCGGGGATGTCCTTGCCGGCGATGGACTTGGCGGCGAGGATGGCGTTCTCGCCCACTCGGACGCCGGCACGAACCATCGAGTCGTAGGTGATCCGCACGTCGTCCTCGACGACCGTGTGGTAGTTGTCGACGTGGGTCTGGTCGACGGCGTCGTGGTCGTGACTGTAGAGGTGGGCGTCGTCGGAGATGGAGACCCGATCGCCGATGGTCAGCTTCCCGCGGTCGTCCAGATGGACGTCGTCGTGGATGACCACGTTGTCGCCGACCTCGATGTTGTGACCGTAGGTAAAGGAGATGTTCTTGAAGAAGCGGCAGTTCTCCCCGCAGGACTCGAAGAGGTGGTCGGCGAGCATCCGCCGGAAGCGCAGCGCGAACTCGACGTTGTCGGCCATGGGCGTGGCGTCGAACTGCCGCCAGAGCCACTGGAGGTATTTTGATTCGGTAAAGCGGTCCTCGTCTTTCTCGGCGTAGTACTCGCTCTCGAGGGTGGCGTTGCAGGGATCGTAGCCCTGCAGGCGGACCCGTTCTGCGGGGCTGACCGACTCGCCGCTCTGCCAGCGCTCGTAGGCCTCCCGATCACCGTGCAGATCGATCAGGACGTCCTCGACGACGTCGCAGGTGTCCTCGTCGCTGCTGAGACGGTCGTCGACCTCGGAGATGAATTCGCGTAACCCCTGCTCGGCGTAGGTGGGCAACGAAACGTGCCGCTTTGTCATACCGGCCGAAAGGGGGCTGGCCACATATGGATTCGGTTGTGCGCGGCCGCGTCCAGCCGCCGTGGTCGCGCCCTCACAGAATGTCCATCGCTTCGAGACGTTCGGGCAGGTACGTGTCGGTCACGAAGTCCAGACCGTGCGATGCGAGGGCCTGCTGTTCGGACTTCTTCTCGATGTCCAGCTGGAGTTCGATCTGCTCCTCCCAGTAGTCGGTCTGGAAGCGCGGGTCTTCCAGTTCAGACTCCAGGGCGTTGATGTCCGAGTCGCTGAGGGGATCGGTCGGCAGGTCGTACTCGACGATGTCCTCGGGCTGGACGCCGATGAACCGGGCCTGGGGCGTCGCGAGGTACTCCGAGAGGTGCGCGGACTTGATCGACCCGTACGCCACGGAGCCGTAGATCCGATACGACCAGGGGTCACCGTCAGTGAACACCGTCACCGGCAAGTCGAGTTCGTCGTGCAGGCGCTTGGTGATCCGCCGCGTGGCACGAGCGGGCTGGCCCTTCAGGTGAACGACCATCGCGTTGTGTTCCTCGTCGAAGCCGTTCTCGACCAGCCGATCTCGCATACCACCCGTCTCCACCGCGAGGACGAAGTCGGCGTCACACTCCAGAAATTCGATCTGGTCGGGATTGTTCGGGATCTGGTAGCCCCCCTCTCCGACGTCCTCCTGGCAGTGAATCTCGCGCTCGCCGCGGCGGGTCTGCTCGCGCAGCAGGAGCGGGCCCATCAGGGTCGCACCCGACTCCTCGGGGCGCATGTGGAAGTCCTCGCGGGTCGCTCCCGAGACGATTTCGAGATCCTCGACGAGCTGGTTCGACTCGTCCTGATCGTTGAACTGGGCCTCGTCCAGATCCCAGGACTCGCTGAGGTAGTACAGTTCACGCAGCGTCGAGGAGCGGTCTTCGTCGAGTTGCTGGGCGAGGAAGTCGATCGTATAGGTCGCTTTCAGGAGCTTCTGGGCGCCCGAGACGGTCTTTGCGCTCCGGGTGGAGTGGCGGTC
The Halapricum salinum genome window above contains:
- a CDS encoding helix-turn-helix domain-containing protein; this encodes MSLVAEIEVSGPPIELTAVSTEYPAVDIEIERFRWDDGTIHWFLWASGERLDRVTQAFEALPSALDVGLVSGGTNRRLYRVTMAGKVDDVPADVLLDGALVSGQVRPNCLRLVGHVSGRNVLTGLWKFLRSNEISVEVLRLSHGTAKEDTGRLTEPQFEALVTAYEMGYFDESERVTQDEVATELGISRSSFSERLRRAQHHLVEAQLGVT
- the hemL gene encoding glutamate-1-semialdehyde 2,1-aminomutase, translating into MNHEQSRDLYDRALSVMPGGVNSSVRAIQPYPFFVQKGDGGHVVDADGNRYVDFVMGYGPLLLGHDLPEQVQAAIQQRASEGPMYGAPTEVEVELAEFVTRHVPGVEMVRFVNSGTEATVSAVRLARGYTGRDKIVVMQGGYHGAQESTLVEGHGEHTHPSSPGIPESFAEHTLTVPFNDTEAVERVFEEHGEDIAAVLTEPILGNYGIVHPVEGYHEQLRQLCDEHGSLLIFDEVITGFRVGGLQCAQGKFGIDPDITTFGKIVGGGFPVGAIGGKSEIIEQFTPAGEVFQSGTFSGHPVTMAAGLETLRYAAENDVYDHVNELGERMRSGIADILEDQAPQYTVVGTDSMFKVIFTREGEFGEGHCEAGCTQNPTCPRYEHCPKNGMDVKQAETERWERLFWPAMKEQGVFLTPNQFESQFLSAAHTDTDIETALEAYKDAL
- a CDS encoding acyltransferase, which encodes MTKRHVSLPTYAEQGLREFISEVDDRLSSDEDTCDVVEDVLIDLHGDREAYERWQSGESVSPAERVRLQGYDPCNATLESEYYAEKDEDRFTESKYLQWLWRQFDATPMADNVEFALRFRRMLADHLFESCGENCRFFKNISFTYGHNIEVGDNVVIHDDVHLDDRGKLTIGDRVSISDDAHLYSHDHDAVDQTHVDNYHTVVEDDVRITYDSMVRAGVRVGENAILAAKSIAGKDIPAHHIAAGTPAKSIAIKDGWESVADPLADANVDRRAERQLEYEVPDDVRVFDEFQRDLQSPE
- a CDS encoding DNA topoisomerase IV subunit A; translated protein: MSADDINYGEGDARERLLALAEQFYEQFETGDVPQLQVPTRTKSNIEYDEDSDVWVYGDRHSTRSAKTVSGAQKLLKATYTIDFLAQQLDEDRSSTLRELYYLSESWDLDEAQFNDQDESNQLVEDLEIVSGATREDFHMRPEESGATLMGPLLLREQTRRGEREIHCQEDVGEGGYQIPNNPDQIEFLECDADFVLAVETGGMRDRLVENGFDEEHNAMVVHLKGQPARATRRITKRLHDELDLPVTVFTDGDPWSYRIYGSVAYGSIKSAHLSEYLATPQARFIGVQPEDIVEYDLPTDPLSDSDINALESELEDPRFQTDYWEEQIELQLDIEKKSEQQALASHGLDFVTDTYLPERLEAMDIL